One Eriocheir sinensis breed Jianghai 21 chromosome 70, ASM2467909v1, whole genome shotgun sequence genomic region harbors:
- the LOC126988661 gene encoding shematrin-like protein 1: MRTTLIAVVLAGLVAATLAHYGYGYGIPYGGYLGGLSYGSHIHAIPYGYGLGHHHLIGKRSADPTPKPQKDDTVFGTGLKREKSTQQGSGGVFSLLGRGGYNNPGYGYTIVGNNGGFIPGGGGNTGVYGVGNTGVYGPGYTGVYSPGNTGVYSPGNTGVYVPGNTGVYSPGNTGVYVPGNTGLFGTNTGIYPTTGFGYGNYYPNTGYGYGNYYPNTGYGYPNSYPVYTVGGYPSTGNPVYYTPNNYGFSG, translated from the exons ATGAGGACAACGCTG aTCGCAGTGGTCCTCGCTGGCTTGGTGGCGGCCACACTCGCCCACTACGGCTACGGCTACGGGATTCCCTACGGAGGATACCTGGGAGGCTTGTCTTACGGGAGCCATATACACGCCATTCCCTACGGCTACGGCCTtggccaccaccacctcatcggGAAGCGCAGCGCCGACCCGACCCCGAAGCCTCAGAAGGATGACACGGTCTTCGGCACTGGCTTGAAGCGTGAGAAAAGTACCCAGCAAGGTTCCGGAGGAGTGTTTTCCCTGCTGGGCCGAGGCGGCTACAATAACCCCGGGTACGGATACACCATTGTAGGGAATAACGGCGGCTTCATCCCAGGCGGCGGGGGTAATACTGGTGTGTACGGCGTCGGAAATACTGGTGTGTACGGCCCCGGATATACTGGGGTGTACAGCCCCGGAAATACTGGTGTGTACAGCCCCGGAAATACTGGAGTGTACGTCCCAGGAAATACTGGTGTGTACAGCCCTGGAAATACTGGGGTGTACGTCCCTGGAAATACTGGTCTGTTCGGCACTAACACCGGGATCTACCCCACCACGGGTTTCGGCTACGGGAACTACTACCCCAACACTGGCTACGGCTACGGGAACTACTACCCCAACACTGGCTACGGCTACCCGAACTCCTACCCCGTGTACACCGTGGGCGGCTACCCCTCCACCGGCAACCCCGTCTACTACACCCCCAACAACTATGGCTTTAGCGGTTGA